In the Methanothermobacter sp. K4 genome, CCGGTGAGTGCCATGCATCTCAGTATGGTGTAGAATGCCCAGGTACGGATTATGTCGTGTCCCTGTGGTCTCAGATTTGCGGGGAAGAGGTCCGTGTATGATTCATCTGGCCATCCAGCAACCGAGAGAGGTGATATTGAACTGTCCATCCAGGTGTCGAGGACGTCCTCCTCTCCAATGAATTCAGTGCTACCGCATTCACATTTTATGCCTGGATCGTCCCTTGTTGGGTCAACTGGCAGCATATCCTCGTCTGCAACGTGGACCCTTCCGCATTCCTTACAGTACCACACGGGTATGGGTGTTGCGAATATCCTCTGCCTTGATATGCACCAGTCCCAGTCCATGGACCCTGTCCAGTTGAGGAGCCTCGTCTTCATGTGTTCGGGCACCCATTCCATTTCCTCAGCGGCCCTCCTAACATCCGGTATGAGTTTCTTTACCGCCACAAACCACTGTTTCTTGACCAGGATCTCTATCGGCGTCTTGCACCTCCAGCAGGTGCCCACGTTCTGCTTCACAGGCTCCTTTCTCAGGAGGAAACCCTCACTTTCAAGGTCCTCAACTATCTGTTCCTTGCACTCCCTTATGGTGAGACCCTTATATTTGCCTGCGGCTTCTGTCATGTACCCCCTTTCATCTATTGCTTCTATAATGTCAAGGTTATGTCGGTTGACCCAGGTAACGTCTGTCTTATCCCCGAAGGTACATATCATAACAGCACCGGTACCGAATTCAGGGTCAACGTCAGGGTCCTTTATCAGTTTAACCCTCTGGCCGAATAGGGGCACCTCTATCTCTTTACCCTCAAATTCACCGAATCTCTCATCATCCGGGTGTACAGCCACCGCCACGCAGGCCGCCATGAGCTCCGGCCTTGTTGTGGCTATCTCTATGTCCCCACCCCCATGGACCGGGAACCTCACATAGTTGAGGTTTGTCTCGTTCTCAACGTATTCAACCTCTGCAAAGGCTATCGCAGTCTCACACCGGGGGCACCAGTTGACCGGATGCACGCCCTGGTATATGAGGCCATCCTCGTACATGCGCAGGAATGAGAGCTGGGTTCTCCTCATGTACTCGGGGGTCATGGTCACGAATTCGTGGCTCCAGTCCTGGCTGAAACCGAGGCGCTGCATCTGCTCCTTCATCATCTTTATGTTTTCCTGTGTGAGTTCCACGCAGAGCCGTCTGAATTCCTCACGTGACACGTCACTCTTCTTTATGTTGTGGGTCTCCTCAACCTTGACCTCTGTTGGAAGACCGTGACAGTCCCAGCCCTGGGGAAAGAGTACATCGAATCCCCTCATTCTCCTGAACCTTGCTATTATGTCCATGTAAACCCAGTTGAGTACGTGGCCCATGTGTATGGATCCTGTGGGGTATGGTGGTGGCGTGTCTATGATGTACCTGGGTTTTGTCCCTGACCCTATGAAGCGGTATATGCCATCTTCCTGCCATTTTTTCTGCCATTTAACCTCGTTTTTATGGTTGTAATCCTTTGGGATCTGGTTATCGGTCATCTTATTCTCTCCCTGATAGAAGCTGTGAAGTGCTGGAAAGTTATATGATAATATTCACTACCCAATCTTTATAAAGATGTTTGAATACTCTAACTTTGTGGAGAAATAAAAGGAGAGCAAGTTCTCATATGGTGAATGCCAATGGAATTAATCTGGTTCTACATAGCACTCTTCCTTGCAATAAGTGATGAGATACACATGAGGATACTCTGGAACGTCTTCTTTGATTTCTACATACTTCTAGCAGGTTTAATCAAGGAGACTGTCTCATCGAATATACAGCTGTGGCTGGTCCATGAGGGCCTGGAGGCCCTCTTCCACTTCATAGTGCTGTCCCTTGTGTTTCTCTCATTTGAGATAGGGTTCCTTGCAGCCCTCATACACCTTATTGTGGATCTTTACCATCAGCTGAGCGGGGTGGACCATGGGTGGCTGTATCACAGGGCCCTACACTTCACTGTGGAATCGGTTTTCTTCATAATGGTCTTCTCTGCCATCTAGAAAGACCCGTTTTTCTTTTAAAAGGATTCGATCCTGGATTTATCGGTTTCTCTTCAGTGTCACAGAGCCTATGAATTTTGTGGTGGGTATCCGTGGGAGTGATGATGCGGCCACATATTTTCCAAGGAATATTATGTTATCTGGCCTTCCCCGGTTTCTTCCAATGAGCCTCCCTCCATCGAAGGTTGCGTGCACCCTCAGAAGTGTGGAGTTCTCAAGACTCATGGACTCGTAGAGGAGTATGTTTCGCCTGTTATAGCCCCAGCGGTCTGTTCCGGCAGCATAAACCGCTGCCTTAAGGGGATTTTGACTCCAGCGAGAATAGTAGCCTCTCCTGTAATAGGATGGACTGTTGGGTACACTTATGTACTCCCCATTCCTCAGCCTGAATAATGAGAGCCTTGAGTAGCCCCCTCTGTAAATCGAAACACCTGCCTGACCACCCGGGCCCCTTATAACGAAGTGGCCGAGACCAAGTTTCCTCACGAGGCTGTGGGCCCTCCTCATATCATAGGATGTCACGTTGCCGCGCCGGATGATATCTCCTCCTATGGACTCAAGGGCCCGGTTTATCCACACTATATCGGGTCCGCCCGCCCCCATCATCCAGCCACCCTCTGAGATTATGGTGTGAAAGAAGTATCCATTGACGGTCTTGTATTCCTTCAGGGTTTCCCTGCCATTCCAGACCGTCTTCTGAATCCTTAGGGTCGCGGCATAGGTGGAATCCCGCCTGTAGGCAAAGACCGCATCACTCTCATTAACATTAACCACCACCGAGCAGCATTCAGAGTCAACCTCATGATGATGCTGGCCGGATGACCCCCAGCTCTCATTTGCAGCTGTAGCTGATGCTGCACCCATGAAAATCGCGATCACAAAAAATGTAGCAAAAAAATGTGCCTCAACAATCACACCCCCCTTTTCTATATACTCTGTTTCCTGGACTATATTAATGTTGAGATGAGGGGCGGGTTAATTATTTATTGGATACCCATGATAATTTGAACCATCATCTTTACCGGAGAGATCACCATGCCTGTTATAACGTTGGATTACAATGACCTGAAGGAACTGGGCATTGACATTGATAAAGAGAGACTCATTGAAGTTCTGCCGATGATGGGGAGTGACATTGAGGACTTTGACGATGAAGGTATTAAGGTTGAATTCTTCCCCAACCGCCCTGACCTCCTCTCAGTTGAGGGTGTTGCAAGGAGTCTCAGGGGATTTCTGGGCATTGAAACAGGCATGCCCCGCTATGATGTTCTTGAATCCGGCATTGAGGTTACCGTTGATGAGTCTGTCCTCAGTGTGAGGCCCCACCTTGGAATGGCTGTCATTGAAAATGTTAGATTCACAGATAAGAAGCTTAAACAGGTAATGGAGTTCCAGGAGGACCTCCACTGGGTTATAGGGCGTGACCGGAGGAAGGTGGCCATTGGTATACATGAC is a window encoding:
- a CDS encoding valine--tRNA ligase, whose protein sequence is MTDNQIPKDYNHKNEVKWQKKWQEDGIYRFIGSGTKPRYIIDTPPPYPTGSIHMGHVLNWVYMDIIARFRRMRGFDVLFPQGWDCHGLPTEVKVEETHNIKKSDVSREEFRRLCVELTQENIKMMKEQMQRLGFSQDWSHEFVTMTPEYMRRTQLSFLRMYEDGLIYQGVHPVNWCPRCETAIAFAEVEYVENETNLNYVRFPVHGGGDIEIATTRPELMAACVAVAVHPDDERFGEFEGKEIEVPLFGQRVKLIKDPDVDPEFGTGAVMICTFGDKTDVTWVNRHNLDIIEAIDERGYMTEAAGKYKGLTIRECKEQIVEDLESEGFLLRKEPVKQNVGTCWRCKTPIEILVKKQWFVAVKKLIPDVRRAAEEMEWVPEHMKTRLLNWTGSMDWDWCISRQRIFATPIPVWYCKECGRVHVADEDMLPVDPTRDDPGIKCECGSTEFIGEEDVLDTWMDSSISPLSVAGWPDESYTDLFPANLRPQGHDIIRTWAFYTILRCMALTGEKPFSEIVINGMVFGEDGHKMSKSRGNVIAPEEVLEDYGADALRLWAAGSVPGSDVPFAWKDVKYGYKFLRKFWNAFRFISIHLGEDREAEFRPLDRWILSRLMNLVRDVTESLDEYNFAAALGRIQKFVWHDFCDEYIEAVKYRLYSEGDEASRMAAQNTLRMVLETCLRLLAPVTPHFTEEVYQHIGEGSIHVKGWPEYRAELVDPEIERMGDLAVEVIGKIRRFKSSSKMPLNAPLRSATIYTDEDSAAMMEPFLEDIAGTMNISEVNLETGEPEITERVVELEPRMDRIGPEFRGDAPAIISHLQGSDPQDVYDELQENGEIEVAGRRLTAEYISFRKEVVGTAGERVDVLNMDEPEIIIEIVR